The following proteins are encoded in a genomic region of Rattus rattus isolate New Zealand chromosome 2, Rrattus_CSIRO_v1, whole genome shotgun sequence:
- the Wnt8b gene encoding protein Wnt-8b, whose product MLPISQFLRCPPCVSRKTMFLMKPVCVLLVTCVLHRSHAWSVNNFLMTGPKAYLVYSSSVAAGAQSGIEECKYQFAWDRWNCPERALQLSSHGGLRSANRETAFVHAISSAGVMYTLTRNCSLGDFDNCGCDDSRNGQLGGQGWLWGGCSDNVGFGEAISKQFVDALETGQDARAAMNLHNNEAGRKAVKGTMKRTCKCHGVSGSCTTQTCWLQLPEFREVGAHLKEKYHAALKVDLLQGAGNSAAGRGAIADTFRSISTRELVHLEDSPDYCLENKTLGLLGTEGRECLRRGRALGRWERRSCRRLCGDCGLAVEERRTETVSSCNCKFHWCCAVRCEQCRRRVTKYFCSRAERPPRGAAHKPGKNP is encoded by the exons ATGCTTCCCATCTCCCAGTTTCTCAGATGTCCGCCCTGCGTTTCTCGGAAGACCATGTTTCTCATGAAGCCTGTGTGCGTTCTTCTAGTCACCTGTGTCCTTCACCGCAGCCACGCCTG GTCAGTGAACAATTTCCTGATGACTGGACCAAAG GCTTACCTGGTCTACTCCAGCAGTGTGGCAGCTGGCGCCCAGAGCGGGATTGAAGAATGTAAATACCAGTTTGCTTGGGACCGCTGGAATTGCCCTGAGAGAGCCTTACAGCTGTCCAGCCATGGTGGACTTCGGAGTG CTAACCGGGAGACGGCGTTTGTGCATGCTATCAGTTCTGCTGGAGTTATGTACACCCTGACTAGAAACTGCAGCCTTGGAGACTTTGACAACTGTGGCTGTGATGACTCCCGAAATGGACAGCTGG GAGGCCAAGGCTGGCTCTGGGGAGGCTGCAGTGACAACGTGGGCTTCGGAGAGGCAATTTCCAAGCAGTTTGTGGACGCCCTAGAGACAGGACAGGATGCCCGGGCAGCCATGAATCTGCACAACAACGAGGCTGGCCGCAAG GCGGTCAAGGGCACCATGAAACGCACGTGTAAGTGCCACGGCGTGTCGGGCAGTTGCACCACGCAGACCTGCTGGTTGCAGTTGCCAGAGTTCCGGGAGGTAGGCGCGCATCTGAAGGAGAAGTATCACGCAGCGCTCAAGGTGGACCTGCTGCAGGGTGCTGGCAACAGCGCGGCTGGCCGCGGCGCCATCGCCGACACCTTCCGCTCCATCTCTACACGCGAGCTGGTACATCTGGAGGACTCCCCGGACTACTGCCTGGAGAACAAGACCCTGGGGCTGCTGGGCACCGAGGGCCGAGAGTGTCTGCGGCGCGGGCGCGCCCTGGGCCGCTGGGAGCGCCGCAGCTGCCGCCGGCTGTGCGGGGACTGCGGGCTGGCGGTGGAGGAGCGCCGCACCGAGACAGTGTCCAGCTGCAACTGCAAGTTTCACTGGTGCTGCGCGGTCCGCTGCGAGCAGTGTCGCCGGCGGGTCACCAAGTACTTCTGCAGCCGTGCGGAGCGGCCGCCGAGAGGCGCTGCGCACAAACCTGGGAAGAACCCCTAA